The following are encoded together in the Coffea arabica cultivar ET-39 chromosome 1c, Coffea Arabica ET-39 HiFi, whole genome shotgun sequence genome:
- the LOC113742427 gene encoding F-box/kelch-repeat protein At5g60570-like, with the protein MVLETQKLKKLLTSSYKMNKLNSDCLVGGIKGGEVAVRSGVGDDDQGNFGSNDSFLPGLHDDVALTCLAWACRSDYSSLSCLNARFNKLIKSGDLYELRRQLGVVEHWVYLVCDPRGWEAFDPFKNRWMRLPKIPCDDCFNYADKESLAVGSELLVFGHELFEFAIWKYSLVHRDWVKCEGMNHPRCLFGSSSLGSIAIVAGGSDKNGNILKSAELYNSATGRWEMLPNMHCPRRLCSGFFMDGKFYVIGGMSSPTDSLTCGEEFDLKTRKWKEIEGMYPTVNRAAQAPPLVAVVNNQLYAVEYLTNMVKKYDKEKNSWDVLGRLPVRADSSNGWGLAFKACGKELLVVGGQRGPEGEAIVLNSWSPTSGAKNGTLDWKVLGVKEHAGVFVYNCAVMGC; encoded by the coding sequence ATGGTTTTAGAAACACAGAAGTTGAAGAAATTGCTGACTTCTTCGTATAAGATGAATAAGTTGAATTCTGATTGTTTGGTGGGGGGAATAAAAGGAGGAGAAGTGGCAGTGAGGTCAGGAGTAGGTGATGATGATCAGGGTAACTTTGGATCAAATGATTCTTTTCTCCCTGGTCTACATGATGATGTTGCATTGACATGTCTTGCTTGGGCATGCAGATCAGATTATTCCTCATTGTCTTGCCTAAATGCGAGGTTTAATAAGCTAATTAAAAGTGGAGACCTATATGAGCTGCGGAGGCAGTTGGGCGTTGTGGAGCATTGGGTGTATTTGGTATGTGATCCAAGGGGATGGGAGGCATTCGATCCCTTTAAAAACAGATGGATGAGGTTGCCTAAAATTCCCTGTGATGACTGTTTTAATTATGCCGATAAGGAGTCATTAGCTGTGGGGAGTGAATTGCTGGTTTTCGGTCATGAGTTGTttgaatttgctatttggaagtATAGTTTGGTTCATCGTGACTGGGTGAAGTGTGAAGGGATGAACCATCCTCGGTGTTTATTTGGATCTAGTAGTCTTGGTTCGATCGCTATTGTTGCAGGGGGGAGCGATAAGAACGGTAACATACTGAAATCTGCAGAGCTTTATAATTCTGCCACCGGCAGGTGGGAGATGTTGCCAAACATGCACTGTCCGCGACGGCTTTGCTCTGGTTTTTTCATGGATGGAAAATTCTACGTGATTGGTGGGATGAGTAGTCCAACTGACTCCTTGACTTGTGGGGAGGAGTTTGATCTTAAGACTAGGAAGTGGAAGGAAATAGAAGGCATGTATCCAACTGTTAATAGAGCTGCCCAGGCACCACCTCTTGTTGCAGTTGTTAACAACCAGCTTTATGCGGTTGAGTATCTAACCAATATGGTAAAGAAATATGACAAGGAAAAGAACTCTTGGGATGTGTTAGGAAGACTCCCAGTCAGGGCTGATTCTTCAAACGGTTGGGGTCTAGCTTTCAAGGCCTGTGGGAAAGAACTTCTTGTTGTGGGTGGTCAAAGGGGCCCAGAAGGTGAAGCAATTGTGCTGAATTCTTGGAGTCCAACATCGGGGGCCAAGAACGGCACTTTGGATTGGAAGGTCCTTGGTGTGAAGGAGCATGCTGGGGTCTTTGTTTACAACTGTGCTGTCATGGGTTGTTGA
- the LOC113727791 gene encoding serine/threonine-protein kinase GRIK2-like isoform X1, whose protein sequence is MFIKRDPLAEATEMGCCGCFGFSFAKKPKKVVRPRVFGNYTSEESLLDQEMEVEDGEFDNGDVTDTGNGDDSDLQSPVRRSEEILKYRLQNSLICREVPVKETHKLVRSEDENGNKMINEYVREYKIGSGSYGKVVLYHSSVDGIYYAIKAFHKSHLLKLRVGPFETAMSDVLREVLIMKTLNHPNIVNLVEVIDDPTTDHFYMVLEYVEGKWVFEGAGPPGGLGESTSRKYFRDIICGLMYLHAHNVVHGDIKPDNLLVTASGTVKIGDFSVSQVVEDDNDELRRSPGTPVFTAPECCLGSTYHGKAADTWAVGVTLYCMVLGRYPFLGDTLQDTYDKIVNNPLYLPDGMNPLLKDLIEGLLCKDPERRMTLEAVSEHAWVIGEGGPIPRYLCWCKRNSRSKEEVSNGSAVDLLA, encoded by the exons ATGTTCATCAAGAGAGATCCTCTTGCAGAAGCAACGGAAATGGGTTGCTGTGGttgttttggtttttcttttgctaAAAAGCCGAAAAAAGTTGTGCGACCTAGAGTTTTTGGGAATTACACTTCAGAGGAATCCTTGTTGGATCAAGAGATGGAAGTGGAGGATGGTGAGTTTGATAATGGTGATGTAACTGATACTGGAAATGGGGATGATAGTGACTTGCAAAGTCCGGTCAGACGATCTGAGGAGATTCTCAAGTATAGACTTCAAAATTCATTGATTTGCAGGGAAGTTCCAGTGAAGGAAACCCACAAACTTGTGCGGTCTGAA GATGAAAATGGGAACAAGATGATTAATGAATATGTTCGTGAATATAAGATTGGTTCTGGAAGCTATGGCAAAGTG GTTCTTTATCATAGCAGTGTTGATGGGATATATTACGCGATAAAG GCTTTTCACAAGTCTCATTTGTTAAAGCTGAGGGTTGGACCTTTTGAAACTGCTATGAGTGATGTCCTTCGCGAG GTTTTGATAATGAAAACCTTGAACCATCCAAATATAGTGAATCTTGTTGAGGTGATTGATGACCCAACCACAGATCACTTCTACATGG TTCTGGAGTATGTGGAAGGCAAATGGGTCTTTGAAGGTGCTGGCCCACCTGGTGGTCTTGGAGAAAGTACCTCACGGAAGTATTTCCGAGATATAATTTGTGGTTTGATGTATCTTCATGCACAT AATGTAGTGCATGGTGATATTAAACCTGATAATCTCTTGGTAACTGCTTCTGGGACTGTGAAGATTGGTGATTTCAGTGTTAGTCAGGTTGTTGAG GATGATAACGATGAACTTCGCCGCTCTCCTGGGACTCCTGTTTTTACCGCACCAGAGTGCTGTTTAG GTTCAACCTATCATGGCAAAGCTGCTGACACGTGGGCAGTTGGGGTTACATTATATTGCATGGTGTTGGGAAGGTATCCATTTCTTGGGGACACCCTTCAGGACACGTATGATAAG ATCGTTAATAACCCCTTGTATCTCCCTGATGGAATGAATCCCCTGCTGAAGGACTTAATTGAGGGGCTTCTCTGCAAAG ACCCCGAACGGAGGATGACACTAGAGGCTGTTTCTGAGCATGCATGGGTGATTGGTGAAGGAGGGCCTATTCCTCGTTATTTATGTTGGTGCAAAAGGAACAGCAGATCAAAAGAAGAAGTCTCTAATGGGAGCGCAGTGGATCTTCTCGCTTGA
- the LOC113727791 gene encoding serine/threonine-protein kinase GRIK2-like isoform X3 — protein MFIKRDPLAEATEMGCCGCFGFSFAKKPKKVVRPRVFGNYTSEESLLDQEMEVEDGEFDNGDVTDTGNGDDSDLQSPVRRSEEILKYRLQNSLICREVPVKETHKLVRSEDENGNKMINEYVREYKIGSGSYGKVVLYHSSVDGIYYAIKAFHKSHLLKLRVGPFETAMSDVLREVLIMKTLNHPNIVNLVEVIDDPTTDHFYMVLEYVEGKWVFEGAGPPGGLGESTSRKYFRDIICGLMYLHAHDDNDELRRSPGTPVFTAPECCLGSTYHGKAADTWAVGVTLYCMVLGRYPFLGDTLQDTYDKIVNNPLYLPDGMNPLLKDLIEGLLCKDPERRMTLEAVSEHAWVIGEGGPIPRYLCWCKRNSRSKEEVSNGSAVDLLA, from the exons ATGTTCATCAAGAGAGATCCTCTTGCAGAAGCAACGGAAATGGGTTGCTGTGGttgttttggtttttcttttgctaAAAAGCCGAAAAAAGTTGTGCGACCTAGAGTTTTTGGGAATTACACTTCAGAGGAATCCTTGTTGGATCAAGAGATGGAAGTGGAGGATGGTGAGTTTGATAATGGTGATGTAACTGATACTGGAAATGGGGATGATAGTGACTTGCAAAGTCCGGTCAGACGATCTGAGGAGATTCTCAAGTATAGACTTCAAAATTCATTGATTTGCAGGGAAGTTCCAGTGAAGGAAACCCACAAACTTGTGCGGTCTGAA GATGAAAATGGGAACAAGATGATTAATGAATATGTTCGTGAATATAAGATTGGTTCTGGAAGCTATGGCAAAGTG GTTCTTTATCATAGCAGTGTTGATGGGATATATTACGCGATAAAG GCTTTTCACAAGTCTCATTTGTTAAAGCTGAGGGTTGGACCTTTTGAAACTGCTATGAGTGATGTCCTTCGCGAG GTTTTGATAATGAAAACCTTGAACCATCCAAATATAGTGAATCTTGTTGAGGTGATTGATGACCCAACCACAGATCACTTCTACATGG TTCTGGAGTATGTGGAAGGCAAATGGGTCTTTGAAGGTGCTGGCCCACCTGGTGGTCTTGGAGAAAGTACCTCACGGAAGTATTTCCGAGATATAATTTGTGGTTTGATGTATCTTCATGCACAT GATGATAACGATGAACTTCGCCGCTCTCCTGGGACTCCTGTTTTTACCGCACCAGAGTGCTGTTTAG GTTCAACCTATCATGGCAAAGCTGCTGACACGTGGGCAGTTGGGGTTACATTATATTGCATGGTGTTGGGAAGGTATCCATTTCTTGGGGACACCCTTCAGGACACGTATGATAAG ATCGTTAATAACCCCTTGTATCTCCCTGATGGAATGAATCCCCTGCTGAAGGACTTAATTGAGGGGCTTCTCTGCAAAG ACCCCGAACGGAGGATGACACTAGAGGCTGTTTCTGAGCATGCATGGGTGATTGGTGAAGGAGGGCCTATTCCTCGTTATTTATGTTGGTGCAAAAGGAACAGCAGATCAAAAGAAGAAGTCTCTAATGGGAGCGCAGTGGATCTTCTCGCTTGA
- the LOC113727791 gene encoding serine/threonine-protein kinase GRIK2-like isoform X2, with the protein MFIKRDPLAEATEMGCCGCFGFSFAKKPKKVVRPRVFGNYTSEESLLDQEMEVEDGEFDNGDVTDTGNGDDSDLQSPVRRSEEILKYRLQNSLICREVPVKETHKLVRSEDENGNKMINEYVREYKIGSGSYGKVVLYHSSVDGIYYAIKVLIMKTLNHPNIVNLVEVIDDPTTDHFYMVLEYVEGKWVFEGAGPPGGLGESTSRKYFRDIICGLMYLHAHNVVHGDIKPDNLLVTASGTVKIGDFSVSQVVEDDNDELRRSPGTPVFTAPECCLGSTYHGKAADTWAVGVTLYCMVLGRYPFLGDTLQDTYDKIVNNPLYLPDGMNPLLKDLIEGLLCKDPERRMTLEAVSEHAWVIGEGGPIPRYLCWCKRNSRSKEEVSNGSAVDLLA; encoded by the exons ATGTTCATCAAGAGAGATCCTCTTGCAGAAGCAACGGAAATGGGTTGCTGTGGttgttttggtttttcttttgctaAAAAGCCGAAAAAAGTTGTGCGACCTAGAGTTTTTGGGAATTACACTTCAGAGGAATCCTTGTTGGATCAAGAGATGGAAGTGGAGGATGGTGAGTTTGATAATGGTGATGTAACTGATACTGGAAATGGGGATGATAGTGACTTGCAAAGTCCGGTCAGACGATCTGAGGAGATTCTCAAGTATAGACTTCAAAATTCATTGATTTGCAGGGAAGTTCCAGTGAAGGAAACCCACAAACTTGTGCGGTCTGAA GATGAAAATGGGAACAAGATGATTAATGAATATGTTCGTGAATATAAGATTGGTTCTGGAAGCTATGGCAAAGTG GTTCTTTATCATAGCAGTGTTGATGGGATATATTACGCGATAAAG GTTTTGATAATGAAAACCTTGAACCATCCAAATATAGTGAATCTTGTTGAGGTGATTGATGACCCAACCACAGATCACTTCTACATGG TTCTGGAGTATGTGGAAGGCAAATGGGTCTTTGAAGGTGCTGGCCCACCTGGTGGTCTTGGAGAAAGTACCTCACGGAAGTATTTCCGAGATATAATTTGTGGTTTGATGTATCTTCATGCACAT AATGTAGTGCATGGTGATATTAAACCTGATAATCTCTTGGTAACTGCTTCTGGGACTGTGAAGATTGGTGATTTCAGTGTTAGTCAGGTTGTTGAG GATGATAACGATGAACTTCGCCGCTCTCCTGGGACTCCTGTTTTTACCGCACCAGAGTGCTGTTTAG GTTCAACCTATCATGGCAAAGCTGCTGACACGTGGGCAGTTGGGGTTACATTATATTGCATGGTGTTGGGAAGGTATCCATTTCTTGGGGACACCCTTCAGGACACGTATGATAAG ATCGTTAATAACCCCTTGTATCTCCCTGATGGAATGAATCCCCTGCTGAAGGACTTAATTGAGGGGCTTCTCTGCAAAG ACCCCGAACGGAGGATGACACTAGAGGCTGTTTCTGAGCATGCATGGGTGATTGGTGAAGGAGGGCCTATTCCTCGTTATTTATGTTGGTGCAAAAGGAACAGCAGATCAAAAGAAGAAGTCTCTAATGGGAGCGCAGTGGATCTTCTCGCTTGA
- the LOC113727803 gene encoding probable pyridoxal 5'-phosphate synthase subunit PDX2 has protein sequence MVVGILALQGSFNEHISALRRLGVKGVEIRKPEQLQDVTSLIIPGGESTTMAKLAEYHNLFPALREFVQMGKPVWGTCAGLIFLANKATGQKTGGQELVGGLDCTVHRNFFGSQIQSFEAELSIPEIAAKEGGPPIFRGVFIRAPGILDVGPGVEVLADIPVPFDKASSSDLGIQSPEENTHSEKKVIVAVRQGNLLATAFHPELTADGRWHTYFLKMAGEIGEGALCCRSTSVEDPSFSERDKNDLPIFQ, from the exons ATGGTCGTGGGAATTCTGGCTTTACAGGGATCTTTCAACGAACACATCTCGG CCCTGAGAAGACTGGGAGTGAAGGGAGTAGAGATAAGGAAACCAGAACAGCTGCAGGATGTTACCTCTCTCATCATTCCCGGCGGCGAGAGTACCACCATGGCCAAGTTAGCCGAGTACCACAACCTG TTTCCTGCTTTGCGCGAGTTTGTTCAAATGGGAAAGCCAGTTTGGGGGACGTGTGCTGGCCTAATCTTTTTGGCAAACAAAGCCACTG GGCAAAAAACTGGTGGGCAGGAACTTGTTGGAGGTCTTGATTGTACAGTCCACAGGAACTTTTTTGGCAGTCAG ATTCAAAGCTTTGAGGCTGAGCTTTCAATTCCGGAAATTGCAGCCAAAGAAGGTGGTCCCCCAATTTTTCGAGGTGTTTTTATTCGTGCTCCTGGAATTCTTGATGTGGGACCTGGAGTAGAAGTTCTGGCTGATATTCCTGTCCCATTTGACAAAGCTTCTAGTTCGGACCTTGGCATTCAGAGCCCAGAG GAGAATACACATTCAGAAAAGAAAGTGATTGTTGCGGTGAGGCAGGGGAACTTGTTAGCAACTGCTTTTCACCCTGAACTGACTGCTGATGGTAGATG GCATACTTACTTCTTGAAGATGGCGGGTGAGATTGGAGAAGGGGCATTGTGCTGCCGCTCCACATCTGTGGAGGATCCAAGCTTCTCTGAGCGAGATAAAAATGATCTTCCAATCTTTCAATAG
- the LOC113742439 gene encoding uncharacterized protein: protein MMFYFHGSKGSDFAIVSDDDLQINAHFIGTRPEGRTRDFTWVQALSIMFDTHTLVLAAKRVSKWDDKVDALIPKWDNEMINIPTDGEAEWKINTGNRVVVVERTDDHNTVRARVSGLVQVDVRVTPIGEKENKVHNYQIPSDDAFAHLETQFKFFKLSDSVEGVLGKSYQPGFVGPAKMGVAMPLMGGEDKYQTPSLTSPLCKLCRFQRPSISMVIAI from the coding sequence ATGATGTTTTACTTCCATGGATCAAAAGGAAGCGATTTCGCCATTGTCTCAGATGACGACCTCCAAATCAATGCTCACTTCATTGGAACTCGACCAGAGGGAAGGACCCGCGACTTCACTTGGGTTCAAGCTCTCTCAATAATGTTCGACACCCACACACTTGTCCTAGCTGCTAAGAGAGTCTCCAAATGGGATGACAAGGTTGATGCTCTGATTCCGAAGTGGGACAATGAGATGATTAACATCCCAACAGATGGAGAAGCTGAGTGGAAAATCAACACTGGAAACAGGGTTGTGGTTGTCGAAAGAACCGATGATCATAACACGGTCAGGGCCAGAGTCTCAGGACTGGTGCAGGTGGATGTCAGGGTGACCCCAATTggtgaaaaagaaaacaaggttCACAATTACCAGATACCATCTGATGATGCATTTGCTCATTTGGAGACACAATTCAAGTTCTTCAAGCTTTCTGATTCTGTGGAGGGAGTTCTTGGGAAGAGTTACCAGCCAGGATTTGTAGGCCCAGCCAAGATGGGAGTGGCCATGCCACTGATGGGTGGGGAGGATAAATACCAGACTCCATCACTTACTTCACCACTATGCAAATTATGCAGGTTCCAGAGGCCCTCCATCTCCATGGTTATTGCAATctga